From a single Cinclus cinclus chromosome 16, bCinCin1.1, whole genome shotgun sequence genomic region:
- the CCP110 gene encoding centriolar coiled-coil protein of 110 kDa isoform X1 has product MKMEDYEIFCRKHLSRIQEETTKGETSLTIQNKNVSLIQFCGVPVLSPLLSLEKKKEIQQYKEKALELETRKWKSQKKALLNRVQEIVENVQMKKGLSMSDMNTSKAESSCPDLDSKALTDCTALSDVNSAYSPEEHGSMELGKTPELRPSDSAGHVSHMTSSVTEVVKATEENVSSKPGESLFSEDAPCPRAASPDKVCNKLPSHALQKQEGRVGSPSDEDVQDPCVMSLQNLIKKSREYIEKEQSKRTSKSNSKRSTSESHSDKENDGVKTTDSVKERAKFMGRSCTAQMLDKPSLNKSNTLLQGASIHTNNTSISTLSSFSKVDIPMRVGTPPLVDSDSDEELKKNSVFERDKSTLRSLTSSYAKLPSPEPSMSPKMHRRRPRPLSMGHIIINNPVNAYELSPKGKGRAMDLIMQDIADKNNVSESVPKFMVDFTTVCPGRVPGVSRNSLGPCDGLGAAKPNRHSLGLFESRGTVSAMVERQVVMDHSRGPYKVESSTSMAPPKVNESLAISQSAVTQKVLAGNEMKPATLPENTKCNSPVELNKSYDVENPSPLLMQGKNMRQQMDNTPSVSSANEQFPENFEKVKRRLDLDTDNCQKENSSCVLGVAVEEQEKQWLQEQKYPVGSVYIANNAVLENMAKEDILKTKMLAFEEMRKRLEEQHAQQLSILIAEQEREQEKLQKELEEQERKLKGKKVTTTEIEISKVNINSRMELEWRKKSESGLLENVQSQLETVHNTNSTSIGFAHTTPNTFSSTSETSFYLWGPSGSGVIKTSVCRPSNRIKTRWTQVFSPEIQMKFDKITAVAKGFLTRRLLQTEKLKHLKQTVKDTLEFIENFQSEAPLKRGSVSAQDASLHERVVAQLRAALYDIHDIFFTVEASERMNILRHDREVRKEKMLRQMDKVKSPRERVTLSTATQKSLDRKKYMKATEMGMPSKKIIIKQKTPENRILQPNQGQNAPVHRLLCRQGTPKTSVNGVEQNRRKASGSRVSYKAVSGAYAGRTQRKKPNVVTI; this is encoded by the exons ATGAAGATGGAGGACTATGAAATATTCTGTAGGAAGCATCTTTCCAGAATCCAAGAAGAGACAACAAAAGGAGAAACCTCTTTGACCATTCAGAACAAAAATGTGTCTCTCATTCAGTTCTGCGGAGTCCCTGTGCTTTCCCCTCTG CTTagtcttgaaaagaaaaaggaaatacagcagTATAAGGAGAAAGCACTGGAGCTAGAGACCAGGAAATGGAAGTCCCAGAAAAAAGCTTTATTGAATCGTGTTCAGGAGATCGTAGAGAATGTCCAG aTGAAGAAAGGACTTAGTATGAGTGACATGAACACATCGAAGGCTGAGAGTTCTTGCCCTGATTTGGATTCAAAGGCTTTGACTGACTGCACAGCTCTATCAGATGTCAATTCAGCATATTCTCCTGAAGAACACGGTTccatggagctggggaagaCACCAGAACTTAGACCATCAGATAGTGCAGGGCATGTATCACACATGACATCAAGTGTGACAGAAGTAGTTaaagcaacagaagaaaatgtttcttcaaagCCAGGTGAGAGTCTCTTCTCAGAAGACGCGCCGTGTCCGAGGGCCGCATCTCCTGACAAGGTGTGTAACAAGCTCCCATCTCACGCTCTGCAGAAGCAGGAGGGACGAGTGGGGTCACCATCGGATGAAGATGTCCAAGATCCATGTGTAATGAGTCTTCAGAACCTGATAAAGAAGTCTAGGGAGTACATAGAGAAAGAGCAAAGCAAGCGTACCTCAAAAAGCAATTCAAAGAGGAGTACGAGTGAAAGTCATTCGGATAAAGAAAATGATGGTGTTAAAACAACTGACTCTGTGAAAGAGAGGGCAAAGTTTATGGGCAGAAGTTGCACTGCTCAGATGCTTGATAAACCCAGTCTTAATAAATCAAATACCCTTCTCCAAGGTGCTTCTATTCATACAAATAACACAAGTATATCCACTTTATCCAGTTTTTCTAAAGTAGACATACCTATGAGAGTTGGAACACCCCCTTTGGTGGATTCAGATTCAGATGAGGAGTTGAAAAAGAATTCAGTGTTTGAGCGTGACAAGAGCACTCTCAGGAGCCTCACAAGCTCTTATGCCAAATTGCCAAGCCCAGAGCCAAGCATGAGCCCTAAAATGCACCGACGGCGCCCAAGACCTTTATCCATGGGACACATCATTATAAACAACCCTGTGAATGCTTACGAGTTAAGTCCTAAAGGCAAGGGTAGAGCAATGGATTTAATCATGCAGGATATTGCAGATAAAAACAACGTGTCTGAATCTGTGCCGAAGTTCATGGTGGATTTCACCACAGTTTGCCCTGGCAGAGTTCCTGGTGTcagcaggaattccttgggCCCTTGTGATGGGTTGGGGGCTGCCAAACCAAACCGCCATTCCTTGGGGCTCTTTGAAAGCAGAGGAACAGTGTCAGCTATGGTGGAAAGACAGGTGGTGATGGACCATAGCAGAGGGCCATATAAAGTAGAGAGCAGTACTAGTATGGCGCCTCCAAAAGTGAATGAGTCCCTTGCCATCAGTCAGTCTGCAGTGACACAGAAGGTCCTGGCTGGGAATGAAATGAAACCAGCTACTTTGCCAGAAAACACTAAATGTAATTCTCCAGTGGAACTCAATAAATCATATGATGTGGAAAATCCATCTCCACTACTAATGCAGGGCAAGAATATGCGACAGCAGATGGATAATACTCCAAGTGTTTCCTCAGCAAATGAGCAGTTCccagaaaattttgaaaaggTAAAACGTAGACTTGATTTGGACACCGACAACtgccaaaaagaaaacagttccTGTGTTCTAGGAGTTGCAGTGGAAGAACAAGAGAAGCAGTGGTTGCAAGAACAGAAATATCCTGTGGGATCAGTTTACATTGCCAATAATGCAGTCCTTGAAAATATGGCGAAAG aagatattttaaaaacaaaaatgctggCCTTTGAAGAAATGAGAAAGAGACTAGAAGAACAGCATGCACAACAGCTATCAATTCTGATAGCTGAACAAGAGAGAGAACAGGAGAAGTTGCAGAAG GAACTGGAAGAGCAGGAGAGAAAGTTGAAAGGAAAGAAGGTTACTACAACGGAAATAGAAATTTCCAAAGTGAATATTAACAGTAGGATGGAGTTggagtggaggaaaaaaagtgaaagtggCTTGCTGGAAAATGTGCAGTCTCAGCTGGAGACAGTCCACAACACAAACTCCACCAGCATTG gttTTGCTCATACAACACCCAACACCTTTTCTTCAACAAGTGAAACTTCATTCTATCTCTGGGGACCATCAGGTAGTGGAGTTATAAAAACCTCAGTATGCAGGCCAAGTAACAGGATCAAAACCAGGTGGACTCag gttttcagtccagagatACAAATGAAGTTCGACAAGATCACTGCAGTGGCAAAGGGATTTCTCACTCGTAGACTCCTGCagacagaaaaactgaaacatCTTAAGCAAACTGTAAAA gaTACTCTGGAGTTCATAGAAAATTTTCAGTCTGAAGCCCCATTGAAAAGAGGAAGTGTGTCAGCACAAGATGCATCCCTTCATGAAAGAGTAGTGGCTCAG CTGCGAGCTGCTCTGTATGACATCCATGACATCTTTTTCACGGTGGAGGCATCAGAGAGGATGAATATTCTGCGTCACGATCGTGAAGTTCGTAAAGAGAAGATGCTCAGGCAAATG gataaaGTGAAGAGCCCAAGAGAGCGAGTGACACTTTCAACAGCTACACAGAAATCTCTGGACAGGAAAAAGTACATGAA ggctACAGAAATGGGAATGccaagcaaaaaaataattataaaacaaaaaactcctGAAAACCG CATACTTCAGCCAAACCAAGGACAGAATGCCCCAGTTCATAGACTGCTTTGCAGACAAGG aACCCCTAAGACCTCAGTGAATGGGGTTGAGCAAAATAGAAGGAAGGCCTCAGGGAGCAGAGTGTCTTACAAGGCTGTTTCAG GAGCATATGCAGGAAGAACCCAAAGAAAGAAGCCAAATGTTGTGACAATTTAA
- the CCP110 gene encoding centriolar coiled-coil protein of 110 kDa isoform X2, with protein sequence MFLQSQKQEGRVGSPSDEDVQDPCVMSLQNLIKKSREYIEKEQSKRTSKSNSKRSTSESHSDKENDGVKTTDSVKERAKFMGRSCTAQMLDKPSLNKSNTLLQGASIHTNNTSISTLSSFSKVDIPMRVGTPPLVDSDSDEELKKNSVFERDKSTLRSLTSSYAKLPSPEPSMSPKMHRRRPRPLSMGHIIINNPVNAYELSPKGKGRAMDLIMQDIADKNNVSESVPKFMVDFTTVCPGRVPGVSRNSLGPCDGLGAAKPNRHSLGLFESRGTVSAMVERQVVMDHSRGPYKVESSTSMAPPKVNESLAISQSAVTQKVLAGNEMKPATLPENTKCNSPVELNKSYDVENPSPLLMQGKNMRQQMDNTPSVSSANEQFPENFEKVKRRLDLDTDNCQKENSSCVLGVAVEEQEKQWLQEQKYPVGSVYIANNAVLENMAKEDILKTKMLAFEEMRKRLEEQHAQQLSILIAEQEREQEKLQKELEEQERKLKGKKVTTTEIEISKVNINSRMELEWRKKSESGLLENVQSQLETVHNTNSTSIGFAHTTPNTFSSTSETSFYLWGPSGSGVIKTSVCRPSNRIKTRWTQVFSPEIQMKFDKITAVAKGFLTRRLLQTEKLKHLKQTVKDTLEFIENFQSEAPLKRGSVSAQDASLHERVVAQLRAALYDIHDIFFTVEASERMNILRHDREVRKEKMLRQMDKVKSPRERVTLSTATQKSLDRKKYMKATEMGMPSKKIIIKQKTPENRILQPNQGQNAPVHRLLCRQGTPKTSVNGVEQNRRKASGSRVSYKAVSGAYAGRTQRKKPNVVTI encoded by the exons atgtttcttcaaagCCAG AAGCAGGAGGGACGAGTGGGGTCACCATCGGATGAAGATGTCCAAGATCCATGTGTAATGAGTCTTCAGAACCTGATAAAGAAGTCTAGGGAGTACATAGAGAAAGAGCAAAGCAAGCGTACCTCAAAAAGCAATTCAAAGAGGAGTACGAGTGAAAGTCATTCGGATAAAGAAAATGATGGTGTTAAAACAACTGACTCTGTGAAAGAGAGGGCAAAGTTTATGGGCAGAAGTTGCACTGCTCAGATGCTTGATAAACCCAGTCTTAATAAATCAAATACCCTTCTCCAAGGTGCTTCTATTCATACAAATAACACAAGTATATCCACTTTATCCAGTTTTTCTAAAGTAGACATACCTATGAGAGTTGGAACACCCCCTTTGGTGGATTCAGATTCAGATGAGGAGTTGAAAAAGAATTCAGTGTTTGAGCGTGACAAGAGCACTCTCAGGAGCCTCACAAGCTCTTATGCCAAATTGCCAAGCCCAGAGCCAAGCATGAGCCCTAAAATGCACCGACGGCGCCCAAGACCTTTATCCATGGGACACATCATTATAAACAACCCTGTGAATGCTTACGAGTTAAGTCCTAAAGGCAAGGGTAGAGCAATGGATTTAATCATGCAGGATATTGCAGATAAAAACAACGTGTCTGAATCTGTGCCGAAGTTCATGGTGGATTTCACCACAGTTTGCCCTGGCAGAGTTCCTGGTGTcagcaggaattccttgggCCCTTGTGATGGGTTGGGGGCTGCCAAACCAAACCGCCATTCCTTGGGGCTCTTTGAAAGCAGAGGAACAGTGTCAGCTATGGTGGAAAGACAGGTGGTGATGGACCATAGCAGAGGGCCATATAAAGTAGAGAGCAGTACTAGTATGGCGCCTCCAAAAGTGAATGAGTCCCTTGCCATCAGTCAGTCTGCAGTGACACAGAAGGTCCTGGCTGGGAATGAAATGAAACCAGCTACTTTGCCAGAAAACACTAAATGTAATTCTCCAGTGGAACTCAATAAATCATATGATGTGGAAAATCCATCTCCACTACTAATGCAGGGCAAGAATATGCGACAGCAGATGGATAATACTCCAAGTGTTTCCTCAGCAAATGAGCAGTTCccagaaaattttgaaaaggTAAAACGTAGACTTGATTTGGACACCGACAACtgccaaaaagaaaacagttccTGTGTTCTAGGAGTTGCAGTGGAAGAACAAGAGAAGCAGTGGTTGCAAGAACAGAAATATCCTGTGGGATCAGTTTACATTGCCAATAATGCAGTCCTTGAAAATATGGCGAAAG aagatattttaaaaacaaaaatgctggCCTTTGAAGAAATGAGAAAGAGACTAGAAGAACAGCATGCACAACAGCTATCAATTCTGATAGCTGAACAAGAGAGAGAACAGGAGAAGTTGCAGAAG GAACTGGAAGAGCAGGAGAGAAAGTTGAAAGGAAAGAAGGTTACTACAACGGAAATAGAAATTTCCAAAGTGAATATTAACAGTAGGATGGAGTTggagtggaggaaaaaaagtgaaagtggCTTGCTGGAAAATGTGCAGTCTCAGCTGGAGACAGTCCACAACACAAACTCCACCAGCATTG gttTTGCTCATACAACACCCAACACCTTTTCTTCAACAAGTGAAACTTCATTCTATCTCTGGGGACCATCAGGTAGTGGAGTTATAAAAACCTCAGTATGCAGGCCAAGTAACAGGATCAAAACCAGGTGGACTCag gttttcagtccagagatACAAATGAAGTTCGACAAGATCACTGCAGTGGCAAAGGGATTTCTCACTCGTAGACTCCTGCagacagaaaaactgaaacatCTTAAGCAAACTGTAAAA gaTACTCTGGAGTTCATAGAAAATTTTCAGTCTGAAGCCCCATTGAAAAGAGGAAGTGTGTCAGCACAAGATGCATCCCTTCATGAAAGAGTAGTGGCTCAG CTGCGAGCTGCTCTGTATGACATCCATGACATCTTTTTCACGGTGGAGGCATCAGAGAGGATGAATATTCTGCGTCACGATCGTGAAGTTCGTAAAGAGAAGATGCTCAGGCAAATG gataaaGTGAAGAGCCCAAGAGAGCGAGTGACACTTTCAACAGCTACACAGAAATCTCTGGACAGGAAAAAGTACATGAA ggctACAGAAATGGGAATGccaagcaaaaaaataattataaaacaaaaaactcctGAAAACCG CATACTTCAGCCAAACCAAGGACAGAATGCCCCAGTTCATAGACTGCTTTGCAGACAAGG aACCCCTAAGACCTCAGTGAATGGGGTTGAGCAAAATAGAAGGAAGGCCTCAGGGAGCAGAGTGTCTTACAAGGCTGTTTCAG GAGCATATGCAGGAAGAACCCAAAGAAAGAAGCCAAATGTTGTGACAATTTAA
- the GDE1 gene encoding glycerophosphodiester phosphodiesterase 1, with the protein MLCHGEGLLSSLTALMALALALSRSPALACLLPAGLYLALHLLALEPAAPQSAQCVLRPRGGAARIAHRGGAHDAPENTLAAIRQAAENGATGVELDLEFSADGVPILMHDDTVERTTDGAGRLQDLTFEEIRKLNPSAKHRLRNQFQDEKVPTLREAVVESMHHNLTIYFDVKGHANQAVDALKQLYQEFPQLYNSSIVCSFMPDVVYKMRQADRNVVTALTHRPWQLSHLGDGTPRFNSFWKHFLYMVMDVILDWSLHSFLWRLCGVSAFLIQKNFVSQDYVRHWSSRGIQVVAWTVNTFAEKSYYESVLDCSYITDSLVEDCDPHY; encoded by the exons atGCTGTGCCACGGGGAGGGCCTGCTGAGCTCCCTGACGGCGCTCATGGCGCTGGCGCTGGCGCTGAGCCGCAGCCCGGCGCTGGCCTGCCTGCTGCCGGCTGGGCTCTACCTGGCGCTGCACCTCTTGGCCCTGGAGCCGGCGGCGCCCCAGAGCGCTCAGTGCGTCCTGCGGCCCCGCGGCGGCGCCGCCCGCATCGCGCACCGCGGCGGCGCGCACGACGCTCCCGAGAACACGCTGGCGGCCATCCGACAG gcagctGAGAATGGAGCAACGGGTGTGGAGCTGGATCTTGAATTTAGTGCAGATGGTGTCCCCATTCTCATGCATGATGACACGGTGGAAAGGACAACTGATGGGGCTGGGAGACTTCAAGACCTGACTTTTGAGGAAATCAGGAAGCTTAATCCATCTGCAAAACACAGGCTACG GAACCAATTCCAAGATGAAAAGGTACCAACTCTGAGAGAAGCTGTTGTGGAATCTATGCATCACAATCTTACAATCTACTTTGATGTCAAAGGCCATGCAAATCAG GCAGTTGATGCTCTGAAACAACTCTACCAAGAATTTCCACAGTTGTATAACAGCAGCATAGTCTGTTCTTTCATGCCGGATGTTGTTTATAAG ATGAGACAAGCTGACAGAAATGTTGtgacagcactgacacacaGGCCTTGGCAGTTGAGTCACTTGGGAGATGGGACACCCCGATTCAATTCCTTCTGGAAGCATTTCTTGTACATGGTGATGGATGTCATTCTGGACTGGAGCCTCCACAGTTTCTTGTGGCGATTGTGTGGGGTTTCAGCTTTCCTCATACagaaaaattttgtttctca GGACTATGTGAGGCACTGGTCTTCCAGAGGAATTCAAGTGGTTGCCTGGACAGTGAACACGTTTGCAGAGAAAAGCTACTATGAAAGTGTCCTTGACTGCAGCTACATCACCGACAGCCTGGTGGAGGACTGTGACCCTCACTACTGA